One Amycolatopsis thermophila DNA segment encodes these proteins:
- a CDS encoding glycine cleavage system protein H, whose protein sequence is MSVPAELKYTAEHEWLDVDGDTATVGSTVAAGRPCGEIESTKSVSELYAPVDGEVVEVNAKVAADPGLLNTDPFGEGWLIRMKVAAVGDLLDAAAYLARTGGA, encoded by the coding sequence GTGTCCGTTCCGGCCGAGCTGAAGTACACCGCCGAGCACGAGTGGCTCGACGTCGACGGGGACACCGCCACCGTCGGCAGCACCGTCGCGGCGGGCCGGCCGTGCGGTGAGATCGAGTCCACCAAGTCGGTCAGCGAGCTCTACGCGCCGGTGGACGGCGAGGTCGTCGAGGTCAACGCGAAGGTCGCCGCCGACCCCGGTCTGCTCAACACCGACCCGTTCGGCGAGGGCTGGCTGATCCGGATGAAGGTCGCCGCGGTGGGCGACCTGCTCGACGCGGCCGCCTACCTGGCGCGCACCGGCGGCGCCTGA
- a CDS encoding hydantoinase/oxoprolinase family protein produces the protein MASRPDPRPAGWRVGADIGGTFTDVIALGPAGDVVPMKVPSTPPDYGAGVVSATTGVLAAAGAKPEAVTAMLHGTTVATNAILEMTGVRTAVVTTRGFRDVLELGRLRRPVLYDLSWSKPVPLARRRHRYELDQRITADGRLDPPADDDEIRTLAARLRAAGIRAVAVCLINSYVRPDEERRVAELLRAELPGVYVTASVDVSPQPHEFERTSTVTVNAYVGPAVHGYLTRLEAGLRAAEVTAPLLVMQSSGGLLEAASVAQRPVQIIESGPAAGVTAVQKLAQLIGLSTVVAFDMGGTTAKASLIEDGEPFVSADYEVGGGMNVARGLSSGAGYPVRAPSIDIAEVGSGGGSIISVDPAGALHVGPASAGSRPGPACYGQGGELPTLTDANVTLGYLSPHALAGGRVPVHPDLAVKALTPVAEQLGDDVAGTARGAYQVAVSSMTTAVKAVTSERGRDPREATMVAFGGAGPLYAAALARELGISTVIVPVYPGLFSSLGLLVADTERHELTPYRDEFAQTSALAAEFGRLAAKVTDELGPDAVVDRLLDMRYRGQRFELRIRVPDGDLTGDLLAEVRSRFHAEHKRTYGRAGTDELVELVNLRVRGRVPTPVSIADVLSLPAADREPTTRDCRFAETVPTPVVGRSALGTEPVAGPVVVEDMDATTLVPPGARVHRDRFNNIVITWSAA, from the coding sequence GTGGCTTCCCGTCCCGATCCCCGACCGGCCGGCTGGCGAGTCGGCGCCGACATCGGCGGCACCTTCACCGACGTCATCGCGCTGGGTCCGGCCGGCGACGTTGTCCCGATGAAGGTCCCCTCCACCCCGCCGGACTACGGCGCGGGGGTGGTGTCGGCGACCACCGGTGTGCTGGCCGCGGCCGGGGCGAAACCGGAAGCCGTCACCGCGATGCTGCACGGCACCACCGTGGCCACCAACGCGATCCTGGAGATGACCGGCGTCCGCACCGCGGTCGTCACCACCCGCGGCTTCCGCGACGTGCTGGAGCTCGGCCGGCTGCGGCGGCCGGTGCTCTACGACCTGTCCTGGTCCAAGCCGGTGCCCCTCGCCCGGCGGCGGCACCGGTACGAACTCGACCAGCGCATCACCGCCGACGGGCGGCTCGATCCCCCGGCCGACGACGACGAGATCCGCACCCTGGCCGCGCGCCTGCGGGCGGCGGGGATCCGGGCGGTGGCCGTGTGCCTGATCAACTCCTACGTCCGGCCCGACGAGGAACGCCGGGTCGCCGAGCTGCTGCGGGCCGAGCTGCCCGGCGTCTACGTCACCGCGTCGGTCGACGTGTCGCCGCAGCCGCACGAGTTCGAGCGCACGAGCACCGTGACCGTCAACGCCTACGTCGGCCCGGCCGTGCACGGCTACCTCACCCGGCTGGAAGCCGGGCTGCGGGCGGCCGAGGTGACCGCACCGCTGCTGGTGATGCAGTCCAGTGGCGGGCTGCTGGAGGCGGCTTCCGTCGCACAGCGGCCGGTGCAGATCATCGAATCCGGTCCCGCGGCCGGGGTGACCGCGGTGCAGAAGCTGGCCCAGCTGATCGGACTGTCCACAGTGGTCGCCTTCGACATGGGCGGGACCACGGCGAAGGCCTCCCTGATCGAGGATGGCGAGCCGTTCGTCTCCGCCGACTACGAGGTCGGCGGCGGGATGAACGTCGCCCGCGGCCTCAGCTCCGGCGCCGGGTACCCGGTGCGCGCCCCCTCGATCGACATCGCCGAGGTCGGATCCGGCGGTGGCAGCATCATCTCCGTGGACCCGGCCGGCGCGCTGCACGTGGGTCCCGCCAGCGCCGGTTCCCGGCCGGGCCCGGCCTGTTACGGGCAGGGCGGTGAACTGCCGACCCTGACCGACGCCAACGTGACGCTCGGGTACCTCAGCCCGCACGCCCTGGCCGGTGGCCGCGTGCCGGTCCACCCCGACCTGGCCGTGAAGGCGCTGACCCCGGTCGCCGAACAGCTCGGCGACGACGTGGCGGGCACCGCGCGAGGCGCCTACCAGGTGGCGGTGTCGAGCATGACGACCGCGGTCAAGGCGGTGACCAGCGAACGCGGACGCGACCCGCGGGAGGCCACCATGGTCGCCTTCGGCGGCGCCGGTCCGCTCTACGCCGCCGCGCTGGCCCGCGAACTGGGCATCTCCACCGTGATCGTGCCCGTGTACCCGGGCCTGTTCAGCAGCCTGGGCCTGCTCGTCGCCGACACCGAGCGGCACGAGCTCACCCCGTACCGGGACGAGTTCGCGCAGACCAGCGCGCTCGCCGCGGAGTTCGGCCGCCTCGCCGCGAAGGTGACCGACGAGCTGGGGCCGGACGCCGTGGTGGACCGGCTGCTGGACATGCGCTACCGCGGGCAGCGGTTCGAACTGCGCATCCGGGTGCCCGACGGCGACCTCACCGGCGACCTGCTCGCCGAGGTGCGATCGCGGTTCCACGCCGAGCACAAGCGCACCTACGGCCGGGCCGGCACCGACGAACTGGTCGAGCTGGTCAACCTCCGGGTCCGCGGCCGGGTGCCCACCCCGGTGTCCATCGCCGACGTGCTGAGCCTGCCCGCCGCCGACCGCGAACCCACCACCCGCGACTGCCGGTTCGCCGAGACCGTGCCGACCCCGGTCGTGGGACGGTCCGCCCTCGGCACCGAACCGGTGGCGGGACCGGTGGTCGTCGAGGACATGGACGCCACCACCCTCGTCCCGCCCGGTGCGCGAGTGCACCGCGACCGGTTCAACAACATCGTGATCACCTGGAGTGCCGCATGA
- a CDS encoding hydantoinase B/oxoprolinase family protein: MIRDAVTFEVFRNAVTGIADEMAITILRTAHSQLVASSMDFSAALCDAHGRVIAQANTLPVHLGSIPDAMEEIFAEFGDRIQPGDVYLLNDPSRGGMHLPDIFAVAPVFAGTALLGFAVTVVNHTDVGGWAAGSMAVQSTSIFAEGIQIPPSRLIEAGTTNETFLQLILRNVREPDLLRGDLESQLAACHTGAEGLRALAARHGVERLATLNDELLDYSETLLRAALAEAVPGTYEFTDHIDDDGLGSGPIPIAVKATLSGSAIELDFTGSAPQVGSALNATASFTRSASYAALQGVLAADIPANSGFYRPFTFVIPEASILNGQRPAARGARGLVGFRIIDAVLGALAPVFPARVPAAGDGGPDGIAIGVVGADGESAVLWDPLAGAWGARPDRDGVDGISSLGANLTNTPVEELERSGHLRIDGYGYLPDSGGAGRWRGGLATFRDMTLLAPEAAVQIRSDRRKFLPYGLAGGAPGTPSLNVLDPGGPGERVLESKPHFVMTAGTRHRHVTAGGGGHGHPFEREPERVLDDVLDGKVTREGAERDYAVVITANGVIDAGATARLRGQR; the protein is encoded by the coding sequence ATGATCCGCGACGCCGTGACCTTCGAGGTCTTCCGCAACGCCGTCACCGGCATCGCCGACGAAATGGCGATCACGATCCTGCGCACCGCACACTCGCAGCTCGTCGCGTCCAGCATGGACTTCTCCGCCGCGCTGTGCGACGCCCACGGCCGCGTCATCGCCCAGGCCAACACCCTGCCGGTGCACCTGGGGTCCATTCCTGACGCGATGGAGGAGATCTTCGCCGAGTTCGGCGACCGGATCCAGCCCGGTGACGTCTACCTGCTCAACGACCCGTCCCGCGGCGGCATGCACCTGCCCGACATCTTCGCGGTCGCCCCGGTGTTCGCCGGCACCGCGCTCCTGGGGTTCGCGGTCACCGTCGTCAACCACACCGACGTGGGCGGCTGGGCCGCCGGTTCGATGGCCGTGCAGTCGACGAGCATCTTCGCCGAAGGCATCCAGATCCCGCCGTCGCGCCTGATCGAGGCCGGCACCACGAACGAGACCTTCCTGCAGCTCATCCTGCGCAACGTCCGCGAACCCGACCTGCTGCGCGGCGACCTCGAATCCCAGCTGGCGGCCTGCCACACCGGGGCCGAGGGACTGCGTGCCCTCGCGGCGCGGCACGGTGTCGAACGGCTCGCCACCCTCAACGACGAACTGCTCGACTACTCCGAGACCCTGCTGCGCGCCGCGCTGGCCGAAGCGGTGCCGGGGACCTACGAGTTCACCGACCACATCGACGACGACGGACTCGGCTCCGGGCCGATCCCGATCGCGGTCAAGGCGACGCTGTCCGGGTCCGCGATCGAGCTCGACTTCACCGGTTCGGCACCGCAGGTCGGCTCCGCGCTCAACGCGACCGCGTCGTTCACCCGCTCCGCCTCCTACGCGGCCCTGCAGGGTGTCCTCGCCGCCGACATCCCGGCCAACAGCGGCTTCTACCGGCCGTTCACCTTCGTCATCCCGGAGGCGTCGATCCTCAACGGACAACGCCCCGCCGCGCGCGGTGCCCGTGGCCTGGTGGGTTTCCGGATCATCGACGCGGTGCTCGGCGCGCTCGCCCCGGTGTTCCCCGCCCGGGTGCCCGCGGCCGGGGACGGCGGACCCGACGGGATCGCGATCGGGGTCGTCGGCGCGGACGGCGAATCCGCCGTGCTGTGGGATCCGCTGGCCGGCGCGTGGGGCGCCCGGCCGGACCGGGATGGGGTGGACGGGATCAGCTCGCTGGGCGCCAACCTGACCAACACCCCGGTCGAGGAACTGGAACGCTCCGGTCACCTCCGCATCGACGGGTACGGCTACCTCCCGGACAGCGGCGGCGCGGGCCGGTGGCGCGGTGGTCTCGCGACCTTCCGCGACATGACGCTCCTGGCGCCCGAGGCCGCGGTGCAGATCAGGTCCGACCGGCGGAAGTTCCTGCCCTACGGACTGGCCGGCGGCGCGCCGGGAACGCCCTCGCTCAACGTGCTCGACCCCGGTGGCCCCGGCGAACGGGTACTGGAGTCCAAACCGCACTTCGTCATGACCGCGGGCACCCGCCACCGCCACGTCACCGCCGGCGGCGGCGGCCACGGCCACCCGTTCGAACGCGAGCCGGAGCGGGTCCTCGACGACGTCCTCGACGGCAAAGTGACCCGCGAGGGAGCCGAGCGGGACTACGCCGTCGTGATCACCGCGAATGGTGTGATCGACGCGGGCGCCACCGCCCGGCTGCGCGGGCAGCGCTGA
- a CDS encoding MFS transporter, whose translation MDSTAATTRAVVAPRTWRKVGFRIIPLVGLAYVASYIDRANVGYIAAPMSRDLHLTSGQIGLAAGLFFIGYILVEVPSNMMLRRFGARKWIARIMITWGLVTAATAAVNSAATLFLARLLLGLAEAGLAAGILLYLTLWFPRRQRSWALSAFFLMTPVSSVIGSPLAAALLEWGQNLFGIAGWRSLFLVEGVLTILVSILILAFLPDRPGNARWLDDREKAAIEATLAAETDEHRARGALTGLRQALTSGRVWLMAVTWFAIAFGLYPLQFFLPTMIRSITHSIGKSGDVSSVLLSAIPYAVAVLALLLWARFAARRTAVTATAVPMTVGVAGLLLATFTSSGTLFVVAVCVSVAGIMTAMPQFWRIPAIGLTGAAAASGIALINSVSNVSGFVGPYFTGAIASATGSFTWALLAIAIIMTAGLAVLLSVGRRMERLDGSLS comes from the coding sequence ATGGACTCCACCGCCGCTACCACCCGGGCCGTCGTCGCGCCACGCACGTGGCGCAAGGTCGGCTTCCGGATCATCCCGCTGGTCGGCCTGGCCTACGTGGCGAGCTACATCGACCGTGCCAACGTCGGCTACATCGCCGCGCCCATGTCCCGGGACCTGCACCTGACGAGCGGCCAGATCGGCCTCGCCGCGGGTCTGTTCTTCATCGGCTACATCCTCGTGGAAGTGCCGAGCAACATGATGCTCAGGCGGTTCGGCGCGCGGAAGTGGATCGCCCGCATCATGATCACCTGGGGTCTGGTCACGGCGGCGACCGCGGCCGTGAACTCGGCGGCGACGTTGTTCCTCGCGCGGTTGCTGCTCGGGCTCGCCGAAGCCGGCCTGGCCGCCGGGATCCTGCTCTACCTGACGTTGTGGTTCCCGCGCCGCCAGCGCTCCTGGGCGTTGTCCGCCTTCTTCCTGATGACCCCGGTGTCCTCGGTCATCGGCTCTCCGCTGGCCGCCGCGCTGCTGGAGTGGGGTCAGAACCTGTTCGGCATCGCGGGCTGGCGGTCGCTGTTCCTCGTCGAGGGCGTCCTGACGATCCTGGTCAGCATCCTGATCCTCGCCTTCCTGCCGGACCGCCCGGGGAACGCGCGCTGGCTCGACGACCGGGAGAAGGCCGCCATCGAGGCCACGCTGGCCGCCGAAACCGACGAGCACCGCGCCCGCGGGGCGCTCACCGGGCTGCGCCAGGCGCTGACCAGCGGCCGGGTCTGGCTGATGGCCGTGACGTGGTTCGCGATCGCGTTCGGCCTGTACCCGCTGCAGTTCTTCCTGCCCACGATGATCCGGTCCATCACGCACAGCATCGGCAAGTCCGGTGATGTCAGCAGTGTGCTGCTGTCCGCCATCCCGTACGCGGTGGCCGTGCTCGCCCTGCTTCTCTGGGCCCGCTTCGCCGCCCGCCGGACGGCGGTCACCGCGACGGCCGTCCCGATGACCGTCGGGGTGGCAGGGCTGCTGCTGGCCACCTTCACCAGCAGCGGCACCCTGTTCGTGGTCGCGGTCTGCGTGAGCGTCGCCGGGATCATGACCGCGATGCCGCAGTTCTGGCGGATCCCGGCGATCGGCCTGACCGGCGCGGCGGCCGCGTCCGGGATCGCGCTGATCAACTCGGTCAGCAACGTCAGCGGGTTCGTCGGCCCCTACTTCACCGGGGCCATCGCGTCCGCGACCGGCAGCTTCACCTGGGCGCTGCTGGCCATCGCGATCATCATGACCGCCGGGCTGGCCGTCCTGCTCAGCGTGGGCCGCCGGATGGAACGGCTGGACGGGAGCCTGTCGTGA
- a CDS encoding cysteine hydrolase family protein, which yields MSTALIIGDIQRGITDGYPFARQVVPPLTELLPRARAAGVLVVFVHFGFRANGADVPPDNAMFRTFFDAGEAFHEGSAGTQIALPVSGEDVVVLKRRASAFAGTDLDLVLRARGVRTLAIAGVATSAMVAATCYDAADRGYGVTVLRDGCADGDPAMHDFFMDAVFPSRGFGVVPCAGWTPGRDA from the coding sequence GTGAGCACCGCACTGATCATCGGCGACATCCAGCGGGGCATCACCGACGGCTACCCGTTCGCCAGGCAGGTCGTGCCCCCGCTGACCGAACTGCTCCCCCGCGCCCGCGCGGCCGGTGTCCTCGTGGTGTTCGTCCACTTCGGATTCCGCGCCAACGGGGCCGACGTGCCGCCGGACAACGCGATGTTCCGGACGTTCTTCGACGCCGGGGAAGCCTTCCACGAGGGTTCGGCCGGCACTCAGATCGCGTTGCCGGTCTCCGGCGAGGACGTGGTCGTGCTCAAACGCCGCGCCAGCGCCTTCGCCGGCACCGACCTCGACCTCGTGTTGCGCGCCCGCGGTGTCCGCACACTCGCGATCGCCGGGGTCGCCACGAGCGCGATGGTGGCCGCGACCTGCTACGACGCCGCCGACCGCGGCTACGGGGTGACCGTGCTGCGGGACGGGTGCGCCGACGGGGACCCGGCGATGCACGACTTCTTCATGGACGCCGTCTTCCCCAGCCGGGGATTCGGTGTGGTGCCCTGCGCGGGCTGGACCCCGGGACGGGACGCGTGA
- a CDS encoding glycine C-acetyltransferase — translation MNAALLHRLRTELDDRRARTGLRRDLVVSGPQGPALGVDGETLVNLAANDYLGLAGDPEVLDAAQRAVRELGVGVTAGRVLCGTREVHGLLEAAIAELVGTEDAALHGSCFDANLGVFDALLGRDDVVFSDALNHASLIDGIRLAPARRHVFPHADLDELERGLAGAADARHRVVVTDGVFSMDGDIAPLPRLCELAERYDAVLVVDDSHATGVLGASGAGTAEHFGLTGRVDVLTGTLGKALGGGAGGFVAGSRAVVETVRQVSRPYVFTNALAPALAVAALTAIGIARRRPDLRERLAANTVWLRGALRDLGYEVLPGEHPIIPVMLRGGSLARDVSAALRREGVLAFALAHPVVPAGAERIRVQVSAAHTPDQLELAAAAFARARAVLAAA, via the coding sequence GTGAACGCCGCATTGCTGCACCGGCTCCGGACGGAGCTGGACGATCGCCGGGCGAGGACCGGGTTGCGCCGCGACCTGGTGGTCTCCGGTCCGCAGGGGCCGGCGCTCGGCGTGGACGGCGAGACGCTGGTGAACCTCGCCGCCAACGACTACCTCGGGCTCGCCGGTGACCCCGAGGTCCTCGACGCGGCCCAGCGGGCGGTGCGGGAGCTGGGAGTCGGGGTCACCGCGGGACGGGTGCTGTGCGGCACGCGGGAGGTCCACGGCCTGCTCGAGGCCGCCATCGCCGAGCTGGTCGGGACCGAGGACGCCGCACTCCACGGCTCGTGCTTCGACGCGAACCTCGGCGTGTTCGACGCCCTGCTCGGCCGGGACGACGTCGTCTTCAGCGACGCGCTCAACCACGCCAGCCTGATCGACGGCATCCGGCTGGCACCGGCCCGGCGGCACGTGTTCCCGCACGCCGACCTCGACGAGCTCGAACGCGGCCTCGCCGGGGCCGCGGACGCGCGCCACCGGGTCGTCGTCACCGACGGCGTGTTCAGCATGGACGGCGACATCGCCCCGCTGCCCCGGCTGTGTGAACTGGCGGAACGCTACGACGCGGTGCTCGTGGTCGACGACTCGCACGCCACGGGGGTGCTGGGCGCGAGCGGCGCGGGCACCGCCGAGCACTTCGGGCTCACCGGCCGCGTCGACGTGCTGACCGGGACGCTGGGCAAGGCGCTGGGCGGTGGCGCCGGCGGTTTCGTCGCCGGTTCCCGTGCGGTCGTGGAGACCGTGCGCCAGGTCTCGCGTCCCTACGTCTTCACCAACGCGTTGGCTCCGGCGCTGGCCGTCGCGGCGCTGACCGCGATCGGCATCGCGCGGCGGCGTCCCGATCTGCGCGAGCGGCTGGCCGCCAACACCGTGTGGCTCCGCGGGGCGTTGCGCGACCTCGGGTACGAGGTGCTGCCGGGCGAGCACCCGATCATCCCGGTGATGCTGCGGGGCGGCTCGCTGGCCCGTGACGTGTCGGCGGCGCTGCGGCGCGAAGGTGTCCTCGCCTTCGCGCTGGCCCACCCGGTCGTCCCGGCCGGTGCGGAACGGATCCGGGTGCAGGTCTCGGCGGCGCACACGCCGGACCAGCTCGAGCTCGCGGCGGCCGCCTTCGCCCGCGCACGTGCCGTCCTGGCGGCCGCATGA
- a CDS encoding SDR family NAD(P)-dependent oxidoreductase, with the protein MSTAPGLGAPTSADSSELAGRVAVVTGGASGMGLATAHALARRGATVAVFDLAAPGRADLAATLEVAPGRVCSTAVDITHADAVRDAFDALLAGYSRLDILVNAAGIAPPTPFDDITENEWNRVLAVNVHGTFLCCRQALPAMRAGRWGRIVNFSSTAGKTISTAGGAHYTTAKHGVLGLTRHLAKTCGPDGVTVNAVCPGLIDTPMARALLPDETLERVTRSFPVPRVGQAWEVAELVAFLASDRAAYITGAAVDINGGDLII; encoded by the coding sequence ATGAGCACCGCACCGGGGCTCGGCGCGCCCACCAGCGCCGACAGCAGCGAACTCGCCGGCCGGGTCGCGGTCGTCACCGGCGGCGCGAGCGGCATGGGACTGGCCACCGCGCACGCCCTCGCCCGCCGCGGAGCGACCGTCGCCGTGTTCGACCTCGCCGCACCCGGCCGCGCCGACCTGGCGGCCACGCTGGAGGTCGCACCCGGCCGGGTCTGTTCGACGGCAGTGGACATCACCCACGCCGACGCGGTCCGCGACGCGTTCGACGCGCTGCTGGCCGGCTACTCGCGGCTGGACATCCTCGTCAACGCCGCGGGGATCGCGCCGCCGACCCCGTTCGACGACATCACCGAGAACGAGTGGAACCGGGTGCTCGCGGTGAACGTGCACGGCACGTTCCTGTGCTGCCGGCAAGCGCTGCCCGCGATGCGCGCCGGACGGTGGGGGCGGATCGTCAACTTCTCCTCCACCGCGGGCAAGACGATCAGCACCGCGGGCGGGGCGCACTACACCACGGCCAAGCACGGGGTCCTCGGCCTGACCCGGCACCTGGCGAAGACCTGCGGACCCGACGGTGTCACCGTGAACGCCGTCTGTCCCGGGCTCATCGACACGCCGATGGCCCGCGCCCTGCTGCCCGACGAGACGCTCGAGCGCGTCACCCGGTCGTTCCCGGTACCCCGCGTCGGGCAGGCGTGGGAAGTCGCGGAACTCGTGGCGTTCCTCGCCTCCGACCGGGCGGCCTACATCACCGGCGCGGCCGTGGACATCAACGGCGGCGACCTCATCATCTGA
- a CDS encoding CoA-acylating methylmalonate-semialdehyde dehydrogenase encodes MTVRTILHHIDGRETAGASSRTAPVWDPATGEQQADVLLAEAADVDAAVRAARAALPGWADTSVMRRSRLMFAFRNLVEKHLDEIARLVSAEHGKVLDDARGEVVRGLEVIDFACGIPQLLKGDYSDQVSTGVDLFSFRQPLGVCAGISPFNFPAMVPMWMHPIAIATGNTFVLKPSERDPSVSNFVAGLYADAGLPGGVFNVVHGDKVAVDAILDHPDVAAVSFVGSTPVAKYVHDRASSNGKRVQALGGAKNHAVVLPDADLDQAADHLVSAAYGSAGQRCMAISVAVAVGDVAGPLVDLLRKKAEAIKVGPGLAAGSEMGPVVSREALSRITGAIRSGLDAGAELLLDGREIDVHGDGFFVGPTLFDRVTPEMDVYREEIFGPVLVVVRAGSLAEAIDLVNAGDWANGTAIFTTSGQAARTFQRSVQVGMIGINVPIPVPMAFYSFGGWKQSLFGAHHMHGPEGVAFYTRAKAVTSRWPEDGAHQRSDLHFPTAV; translated from the coding sequence ATGACTGTCCGGACCATCCTCCACCACATCGACGGCCGGGAGACCGCGGGCGCATCGAGCCGCACCGCACCTGTCTGGGATCCCGCGACGGGCGAGCAGCAGGCCGACGTGCTCCTCGCCGAAGCCGCCGACGTCGACGCCGCCGTGCGTGCCGCGCGCGCCGCACTGCCCGGCTGGGCCGACACGTCCGTGATGCGCCGGTCACGGTTGATGTTCGCCTTCCGCAACCTCGTCGAGAAGCACCTGGATGAGATCGCCCGGCTGGTGTCCGCGGAGCACGGCAAGGTCCTCGACGACGCCAGGGGCGAGGTCGTGCGCGGCCTGGAGGTGATCGACTTCGCGTGCGGGATCCCGCAGCTGCTCAAGGGCGACTACTCCGACCAGGTTTCGACCGGCGTCGACCTCTTCTCGTTCCGCCAGCCGCTCGGCGTGTGCGCGGGAATCTCGCCGTTCAACTTCCCCGCCATGGTTCCGATGTGGATGCACCCGATCGCGATCGCGACCGGCAACACGTTCGTGCTCAAGCCCTCCGAACGCGACCCGTCGGTCTCGAACTTCGTCGCCGGGCTCTACGCCGACGCCGGCCTGCCCGGCGGTGTGTTCAACGTCGTTCACGGCGACAAGGTCGCGGTCGACGCGATCCTGGACCACCCGGACGTCGCGGCGGTGTCGTTCGTCGGCTCGACACCGGTCGCGAAGTACGTGCACGACCGCGCGAGTTCGAACGGCAAGCGCGTGCAGGCGCTCGGCGGAGCCAAGAACCACGCCGTGGTACTGCCCGACGCCGACCTCGACCAGGCCGCCGACCACCTGGTCTCGGCCGCGTACGGGTCGGCGGGCCAGCGCTGCATGGCGATCTCGGTCGCCGTCGCGGTCGGCGACGTGGCCGGACCGCTCGTCGATCTGCTGCGGAAGAAGGCAGAGGCGATCAAGGTCGGGCCGGGGCTGGCCGCCGGATCCGAAATGGGCCCGGTCGTGTCGCGGGAAGCGCTTTCACGGATCACCGGCGCCATCCGGTCCGGCCTCGACGCGGGCGCCGAGCTCCTGCTCGACGGGCGCGAGATCGATGTCCACGGCGACGGGTTCTTCGTCGGCCCCACGTTGTTCGACCGCGTCACGCCGGAGATGGACGTCTACCGCGAGGAGATCTTCGGCCCGGTGCTCGTCGTCGTGCGCGCCGGCTCGCTGGCCGAGGCCATCGACCTCGTCAACGCCGGCGACTGGGCCAACGGCACGGCGATCTTCACCACCAGCGGCCAGGCGGCGCGCACCTTCCAGCGTTCGGTGCAGGTCGGGATGATCGGGATCAACGTCCCGATCCCGGTGCCGATGGCGTTCTACTCCTTCGGCGGGTGGAAGCAGTCGCTGTTCGGCGCCCACCACATGCACGGGCCCGAGGGGGTGGCGTTCTACACCCGTGCGAAGGCGGTCACCAGCCGCTGGCCGGAGGACGGTGCGCACCAGCGCAGCGACCTCCACTTCCCGACCGCGGTCTGA
- a CDS encoding GntR family transcriptional regulator — protein MPDIHSVITGTPHIPALLLVGRADAGLDRTGQAYRAIRRQIIDLTLPPGSSFTEASLAQQWGISKTPVREALARLRRDGLVTALPRAGYVVSPITLQDTDDLCALRTLLSGAAAAQAARRGVPAPALARLEALSEVHFALAAGEVEQEEALRAAVEFEAVIANSAGNNRLAKAIVDVVDELERVLRMAALIAPSAASPPGELKVIFERLRDRDADGAEAAMRNRCERVRHDVIQVLAGSASVSRAHIEMPASLPPA, from the coding sequence GTGCCTGACATCCATTCCGTGATCACGGGAACGCCCCACATCCCCGCCCTGCTGCTGGTCGGCCGGGCGGACGCCGGACTCGACCGCACCGGCCAGGCGTACCGGGCGATCAGGCGCCAGATCATCGACCTCACGCTGCCGCCCGGCAGCAGCTTCACCGAGGCCTCGCTGGCGCAGCAGTGGGGCATCAGCAAGACACCGGTGCGCGAGGCGCTCGCGCGGCTGCGGCGCGACGGGCTCGTGACGGCACTGCCGCGCGCGGGGTACGTCGTCAGCCCGATCACGTTGCAGGACACCGACGACCTCTGCGCCTTGCGGACACTGCTGTCCGGCGCGGCCGCCGCCCAGGCCGCGCGCCGCGGTGTGCCCGCGCCGGCGCTCGCGCGGCTCGAAGCGCTGTCCGAGGTCCACTTCGCACTCGCGGCGGGTGAGGTGGAACAGGAGGAGGCGCTGCGGGCCGCGGTCGAGTTCGAGGCCGTCATCGCCAACAGCGCCGGCAACAACCGCCTCGCCAAGGCGATCGTCGACGTGGTCGACGAGCTGGAACGGGTCCTGCGGATGGCGGCGTTGATCGCGCCCAGCGCCGCGAGCCCACCCGGCGAGCTGAAAGTCATCTTCGAGCGGCTGCGGGACCGCGACGCGGACGGCGCCGAGGCGGCGATGCGCAACCGGTGTGAGCGCGTGCGGCACGACGTCATCCAGGTCCTCGCCGGGAGCGCCTCCGTGAGCAGGGCGCACATCGAGATGCCGGCCTCGCTCCCGCCGGCCTAG